A genomic window from Methylorubrum extorquens includes:
- the gatB gene encoding Asp-tRNA(Asn)/Glu-tRNA(Gln) amidotransferase subunit GatB: MTERVDPKKLIKGGLHDWEVVIGMEIHAQVTSRSKLFSGASTAFGGEPNDHVSLVDAAMPGMLPVINEECVAQAVRTGLGLKAKINHRSVFDRKNYFYPDLPQGYQISQYKDPIVGEGEVLVDLPEGESITVGVERLHLEQDAGKSLHDQDPTKSFVDLNRSGVALMEIVSRPDLRSSEEARAYVTKLRTILRYLGTCDGDMEKGNLRADVNVSVRRPGEPLGTRCEIKNVNSIRFIGQAIETEARRQIAILEDGGKIDQETRLYDPAKGETRSMRSKEEAHDYRYFPDPDLLPLEFDQAYVDALASGLPELPDAKKARFIKDFGLSAYDAGVLVAERASADYFEAVARGRDGKAAANWVINELFGRLNKEGRSIEETPVSAEQLGGIVDLIGDGVISGKIAKDLFEIVWSEGGDPREIVETRGMKQVTDTGAIEAAVDAIIAANPDKVEQAKAKPTLLGWFVGQTMKATGGKANPAAVNALLKDKLGIE; the protein is encoded by the coding sequence ATGACCGAGCGCGTCGATCCGAAGAAGCTCATCAAGGGCGGCCTGCACGACTGGGAGGTCGTGATTGGCATGGAGATCCACGCTCAGGTCACGAGCCGCTCCAAGCTGTTCTCCGGCGCGTCCACCGCCTTCGGCGGCGAGCCCAACGACCACGTTTCGCTGGTCGATGCGGCCATGCCCGGCATGCTGCCGGTCATCAACGAGGAATGCGTCGCCCAGGCCGTGCGCACCGGCCTCGGCCTGAAGGCTAAGATCAATCACCGCTCGGTGTTCGACCGGAAGAACTACTTCTACCCGGACCTGCCGCAGGGTTACCAGATCTCGCAGTACAAGGACCCGATCGTCGGTGAGGGCGAGGTGCTGGTCGATCTGCCCGAGGGCGAGTCGATCACGGTCGGCGTCGAGCGGTTGCACCTCGAGCAGGATGCCGGCAAGTCCCTGCACGATCAGGATCCGACCAAGAGCTTCGTCGATCTCAACCGCTCCGGCGTGGCGCTGATGGAGATCGTCTCCCGGCCCGATCTGCGCTCCTCGGAGGAGGCCAGGGCCTACGTGACGAAGCTGCGCACGATTCTGCGCTACCTCGGCACCTGCGACGGCGACATGGAGAAGGGGAATCTCCGCGCCGACGTGAACGTCTCCGTGCGCCGCCCCGGCGAGCCGCTCGGCACGCGCTGCGAGATCAAGAACGTCAACTCGATCCGCTTCATCGGCCAGGCCATCGAGACCGAGGCGCGCCGCCAGATCGCGATCCTAGAGGATGGCGGCAAGATTGATCAGGAGACGCGCCTCTACGACCCGGCCAAGGGCGAGACCCGCTCGATGCGCTCGAAGGAAGAGGCGCACGACTATCGCTACTTCCCCGATCCCGACCTCCTGCCGCTCGAATTCGATCAGGCCTACGTCGATGCGCTGGCCTCGGGCCTGCCGGAACTGCCGGACGCCAAGAAGGCGCGCTTCATCAAAGATTTCGGCCTCAGCGCCTACGATGCTGGCGTGCTCGTCGCCGAGCGCGCCTCGGCCGACTACTTCGAGGCGGTGGCCCGCGGACGCGACGGCAAGGCCGCCGCGAACTGGGTCATCAACGAGCTGTTCGGCCGTCTCAACAAGGAGGGGCGCAGCATCGAGGAAACGCCGGTCTCCGCCGAGCAGCTCGGGGGCATCGTCGATCTGATCGGCGACGGCGTGATCTCGGGCAAGATCGCCAAGGATCTGTTCGAGATCGTCTGGTCCGAAGGCGGCGACCCGCGCGAAATCGTCGAGACCCGCGGCATGAAGCAGGTCACCGATACCGGAGCCATCGAGGCGGCGGTGGACGCCATCATCGCCGCCAACCCCGACAAGGTCGAGCAGGCCAAGGCCAAGCCGACCCTGCTCGGCTGGTTCGTCGGCCAGACCATGAAGGCGACCGGTGGCAAGGCCAACCCGGCGGCCGTCAATGCGCTGCTGAAGGACAAGCTCGGTATCGAGTAG
- a CDS encoding bifunctional diguanylate cyclase/phosphodiesterase, with protein MRRVPGATGLESHLEALCRSAAEFFAVPMAAIALVDEDRFRFRARYGVEDDGIDREGAFCNHTIRRQRGDALVVPDLIRDERFVRSPLVVGAPHARFYAGLAITSEAGRPIGTMCLMDRVPRHDFSPDQVRILQELALVAEAHLRLDEARLASEAEAAERWQAEARLVEWEARLRVTEAAHAMAERIAAFGHWRIDVAGRTIAWSEGIARIFGRNAGLATLPLETHFGFYHPDDLVRVRASIDAALAGRGRSSSGGYEHRSRLLRPDGEVRVVAVHGLGEHDESGRLVSIFGVCLDVTELVHSEQRLRQTGEAMRATLEAMDQGLVMIGPDDRVQVHNQRARDLLDLSDEVLHEGASFEMVRRHFAQRGEFRTAPPETREWLERGAPPSGIQSYEGTRPNGTILETRLAPMASGGLVCTYTDLTERRQGEAALRSAETDYQSLFQNAVIGVYRARLDGGIVQANRALARLHGYDGGLAPAEGFNHDWYVEPGRHAAFLKSLETEGHVEDFVSEVRRHVGGERIWVAETAWVVRDAEGKPVWFEGTVADATERKRAQALIEHMARYDALTGLPNRRLFQETLSREIDGARRDGGWVAVLCCDLDRFKAVNDTFGHPAGDALLRVVAGRLRGALRDDDVVARLGGDEFAIILPGRGEPRRIAAVTRRLTQAAGRPVDLGGPAATVGISIGVAVWPKHGDSADTLFKNADIALYRAKDSGRNTFRFYESGMDLAVATRNLLEIDMRESIRSGGFALHYQPIFALADGAAQGFEALLRWDHPVRGPVSPGTFIPLAEETGLITQLGAWALHEACREAASWPGDLRVAVNVSAVQFRKPGLEQSVVRALAASGLRADRLELEITESVLIQDAEAVIGCLHRLRAMGVRIALDDFGTGYSSLSYLCRFPFDKIKIDRSFVRDIDEPVAAAVVRAVVGLGERLGMAITAEGVETQKQLARVRRKGCTEVQGFLLGRPLPAAEAMILVAEWAAA; from the coding sequence GTGCGGCGCGTACCGGGGGCGACCGGCCTGGAGAGCCATCTCGAGGCCCTGTGCCGCTCCGCCGCCGAATTCTTTGCCGTTCCCATGGCGGCGATCGCACTCGTCGACGAGGATCGCTTCCGTTTTCGCGCCCGCTACGGTGTCGAGGATGACGGCATCGACCGCGAGGGCGCCTTCTGCAATCACACGATCCGGCGGCAGCGCGGCGATGCCCTCGTGGTGCCGGATCTGATCCGCGACGAGCGCTTCGTCCGCTCTCCCCTCGTCGTCGGCGCGCCGCATGCCCGCTTCTACGCGGGTCTGGCGATCACTTCGGAGGCCGGCCGGCCCATCGGCACGATGTGCCTGATGGATCGGGTGCCGCGGCACGATTTCTCACCCGACCAAGTGCGGATCCTGCAGGAGTTGGCGCTCGTCGCCGAGGCGCATCTCCGACTGGACGAAGCCCGACTGGCGAGCGAGGCCGAAGCGGCGGAACGCTGGCAGGCGGAGGCGCGTCTCGTGGAATGGGAAGCGCGCCTGCGGGTGACCGAGGCGGCGCACGCCATGGCCGAGCGCATCGCCGCCTTCGGCCACTGGCGGATCGACGTCGCCGGCCGCACCATCGCTTGGTCGGAAGGGATCGCCCGGATCTTCGGGCGCAACGCCGGACTCGCGACGCTGCCGCTCGAAACGCATTTCGGCTTCTACCATCCGGACGACCTCGTGCGGGTCCGGGCTTCCATCGATGCGGCACTCGCCGGTCGCGGCCGGAGCTCCAGCGGAGGCTACGAGCACCGCTCCCGCCTCCTCCGTCCCGACGGCGAGGTGCGGGTTGTGGCCGTGCACGGGCTCGGCGAGCACGACGAGTCCGGTCGTCTCGTCTCGATCTTCGGCGTCTGCCTCGACGTGACCGAACTGGTCCATTCCGAGCAGCGCCTGCGCCAGACGGGCGAGGCGATGCGCGCCACCCTCGAAGCGATGGACCAGGGCCTCGTGATGATCGGCCCGGACGACCGGGTCCAGGTCCACAACCAGCGCGCCCGCGACCTTCTCGACCTGTCGGACGAGGTTCTGCACGAGGGCGCGTCCTTCGAGATGGTCAGGCGTCACTTCGCGCAGCGCGGCGAGTTCCGCACGGCCCCGCCCGAAACCCGGGAATGGCTGGAACGCGGTGCGCCTCCGTCCGGGATACAGAGCTACGAGGGCACGCGGCCCAACGGGACGATCTTGGAGACGCGGCTCGCGCCGATGGCCTCCGGCGGCCTCGTCTGCACCTACACCGACCTGACCGAGCGCCGCCAGGGCGAAGCGGCCCTGCGCTCGGCCGAGACCGACTACCAGTCCTTGTTCCAGAACGCGGTGATCGGCGTTTACCGTGCCCGGCTCGACGGCGGCATCGTCCAGGCCAACCGGGCGCTGGCCCGGCTGCACGGCTATGACGGCGGGCTCGCGCCGGCCGAGGGCTTCAACCACGATTGGTATGTCGAGCCGGGCCGGCACGCCGCCTTCCTGAAATCTCTGGAGACGGAGGGCCATGTCGAGGATTTCGTGTCCGAGGTGCGCCGTCACGTCGGCGGCGAGCGCATCTGGGTCGCGGAGACCGCCTGGGTCGTGCGCGACGCTGAGGGCAAGCCGGTCTGGTTCGAGGGCACCGTCGCCGACGCGACCGAGCGCAAGCGCGCCCAGGCGCTGATCGAGCACATGGCCCGCTACGACGCGCTCACCGGGCTGCCCAATCGCCGGCTGTTCCAGGAAACCCTGAGCCGTGAGATCGACGGGGCCCGGCGCGACGGCGGCTGGGTGGCGGTGCTGTGCTGCGACCTCGACCGCTTCAAGGCGGTCAACGACACCTTCGGCCATCCCGCGGGCGACGCTTTGCTCCGCGTCGTCGCGGGCCGCCTCCGCGGTGCCTTGCGCGATGACGACGTGGTGGCCCGGCTCGGCGGCGACGAGTTCGCCATCATCCTGCCGGGCCGGGGTGAGCCCCGCCGCATCGCCGCCGTCACCCGCCGGTTGACCCAGGCCGCCGGCCGGCCGGTCGATCTTGGCGGCCCCGCCGCCACCGTCGGCATCAGCATCGGCGTGGCGGTCTGGCCGAAGCACGGCGACAGCGCCGATACCCTGTTCAAGAACGCCGACATCGCCCTCTACCGGGCCAAGGATTCCGGGCGCAACACCTTCCGCTTCTACGAGAGCGGGATGGATCTCGCGGTTGCGACCCGCAACCTGCTGGAGATCGACATGCGCGAGTCGATCCGCTCCGGCGGGTTCGCGCTGCACTACCAACCGATCTTCGCCCTCGCGGACGGGGCGGCGCAGGGCTTCGAGGCGCTGCTGCGCTGGGATCATCCGGTGCGCGGTCCGGTCTCGCCGGGCACCTTCATTCCGCTGGCGGAGGAGACCGGCCTCATCACCCAACTCGGCGCCTGGGCGCTGCACGAGGCCTGCCGCGAGGCGGCCTCGTGGCCGGGCGATCTGCGGGTCGCGGTCAACGTCTCGGCGGTGCAGTTCCGCAAGCCCGGGCTGGAGCAGAGCGTCGTGCGCGCGCTCGCGGCCTCGGGCCTGCGGGCCGACCGGCTCGAACTGGAGATCACCGAGAGCGTGCTGATACAGGATGCGGAGGCCGTGATCGGCTGCCTCCACCGCCTGCGCGCCATGGGCGTGCGGATCGCGCTCGACGATTTCGGCACCGGCTACTCGTCGCTAAGCTACCTGTGCCGGTTCCCATTCGACAAGATCAAGATCGACCGCTCCTTCGTCCGCGACATCGACGAGCCTGTGGCGGCGGCCGTGGTGCGGGCGGTCGTAGGCTTGGGTGAGCGTCTCGGCATGGCCATCACCGCCGAGGGCGTGGAGACGCAGAAGCAGTTGGCGCGGGTGCGGCGCAAGGGCTGCACCGAGGTGCAGGGCTTCCTGCTCGGCCGGCCGCTGCCCGCCGCGGAGGCCATGATACTCGTCGCGGAGTGGGCGGCGGCGTGA
- a CDS encoding GGDEF domain-containing protein: MPGQMQQADPDLDRALAPAHRAWEALREHALPPSPRNYELLHVFFTGANPPLSERLAPCLAPGGTLTEEQASALYDTCIAATASEASVLDGAGRLAEAAGALAERVAGSRRALAGYGDALTHWSGRLNARPTADELMTALVALIGETEQAQTRNHLLEEQLSASAAYIAKLHKDLVDTQRAAATDALTGLANRKAFDGFLRDSIARTRIDSGSTFSLLMLDIDHFKGLNDRHGHRFGDQVLRLVGRLLSAKTTDRDLAARYGGEEFAIVLGEADIGAGVALAQEICSRLRGQRLVKRGTGDVLAQVTISAGVAQYRPGEAARDVIERADRALYEAKRTGRDRVCPTPRAAVT; encoded by the coding sequence ATGCCGGGACAGATGCAGCAGGCGGATCCGGACCTCGACCGCGCCCTGGCTCCTGCGCACCGCGCCTGGGAGGCGCTCCGGGAGCATGCCCTGCCGCCCTCCCCGCGGAACTACGAATTGCTGCACGTCTTCTTCACCGGTGCCAATCCACCGCTGAGTGAACGCCTCGCGCCCTGCCTTGCACCCGGTGGGACGCTGACCGAGGAGCAGGCGAGCGCGCTCTACGACACCTGCATCGCCGCGACCGCGTCGGAGGCCTCCGTGCTCGACGGGGCCGGCCGGCTCGCGGAAGCGGCCGGTGCCCTGGCGGAACGCGTCGCGGGCAGCCGGAGGGCGCTTGCCGGCTATGGTGATGCCCTGACCCATTGGTCCGGCCGCCTGAATGCGCGTCCGACCGCCGATGAGCTGATGACGGCGCTCGTCGCGCTCATCGGCGAGACCGAGCAGGCGCAGACCCGAAACCACTTGCTCGAAGAGCAGCTCTCGGCCTCCGCCGCCTACATCGCCAAGCTGCACAAGGATCTCGTCGATACGCAGCGCGCGGCGGCGACCGATGCGCTGACGGGGCTTGCCAACCGCAAGGCCTTCGACGGGTTCCTGCGCGACTCGATCGCCCGGACCCGGATCGATTCCGGCAGCACCTTCTCCCTGCTCATGCTCGACATCGACCACTTCAAGGGTCTCAACGACCGGCACGGCCACCGCTTCGGTGATCAGGTGCTGCGCCTCGTCGGACGGTTGCTCAGCGCGAAGACGACGGATCGCGACCTCGCCGCGCGCTACGGCGGCGAGGAATTCGCGATCGTGCTCGGCGAGGCCGACATCGGTGCCGGCGTCGCGCTCGCCCAAGAGATCTGCAGCCGGCTGCGGGGCCAGCGGCTGGTCAAGCGCGGCACCGGCGATGTCCTGGCACAGGTCACGATCTCGGCCGGCGTCGCACAGTACCGGCCGGGCGAGGCCGCCCGCGATGTGATCGAGCGGGCCGACCGCGCGCTCTACGAGGCCAAGCGGACCGGCCGCGACCGCGTCTGCCCGACGCCGCGGGCTGCGGTCACGTGA
- a CDS encoding sigma-54-dependent transcriptional regulator has translation MSNEPDGAAERIVFIDDEEDVRRANRQSLELDGFRVETFEAAEPALAAIRAEPPGVVVTDVRLPGLDGRALFERIRAEDPDLPVILITGHGDISMAVAAMRSGAYDFLAKPYPAEALMGSVRRALDRRRLILENRRLIARLDAAIEEDPAFLGISPEIVRLRRLVRDVAGADVDVLVLGETGSGKEVVANALHRWSRRASKNFVAMNCGALPDSVVESELFGHEAGAFTGALKRRVGRIEHAQGGTLFLDEIESMPLALQVKLLRVLQERVVEPLGTNEQRPVDMRVVSATKVDLGQEAAAGTFRDDLFHRLNVVTVVIPPLRERREDILLLFQHFLARAAARFGREAPPVTAAVRDHLLRHSWPGNVRELDHFAERCALGLAGQAAPEAAPTAVLSLSEQVERFERGLIREELIMAGGDVRGAAESLGVPRKTLYDKIARYGLAPTDFR, from the coding sequence ATGAGCAACGAGCCGGACGGCGCCGCCGAGCGGATCGTCTTCATCGACGACGAGGAGGATGTGCGGCGCGCCAACCGCCAGAGCCTCGAACTCGACGGTTTCCGGGTCGAAACCTTCGAAGCGGCCGAGCCCGCGCTCGCGGCGATCCGGGCCGAACCGCCGGGGGTGGTCGTCACCGACGTGCGCCTGCCGGGCCTCGACGGGCGCGCCCTGTTCGAGCGAATCCGGGCCGAGGACCCCGATCTGCCCGTGATCCTCATCACCGGGCACGGCGACATCTCGATGGCGGTCGCCGCGATGCGCTCGGGCGCCTACGACTTCCTCGCCAAGCCCTACCCGGCCGAAGCGTTGATGGGTTCGGTGCGCCGCGCCCTCGACCGCCGACGGCTCATTCTGGAAAACCGCCGGCTCATCGCCCGGCTCGACGCGGCGATCGAGGAGGATCCCGCCTTCCTCGGCATCTCGCCGGAGATCGTGCGCCTGCGCCGCCTCGTCCGCGACGTGGCCGGTGCCGACGTCGATGTGCTCGTCCTCGGCGAGACGGGCTCCGGCAAGGAGGTGGTGGCCAACGCCCTGCACCGCTGGAGCCGGCGGGCCTCGAAGAACTTCGTCGCGATGAATTGCGGCGCGCTGCCCGACAGCGTGGTGGAGAGCGAACTCTTCGGCCACGAGGCCGGCGCCTTCACCGGAGCGCTCAAGCGCCGGGTCGGGCGCATCGAGCACGCGCAGGGCGGCACGCTGTTCCTCGACGAGATCGAGAGCATGCCGCTGGCGCTTCAGGTGAAGTTGCTGCGGGTGCTGCAGGAGCGGGTGGTCGAGCCGCTGGGCACTAACGAGCAGCGGCCGGTCGATATGCGGGTCGTCTCGGCCACCAAGGTCGATCTCGGCCAGGAGGCCGCCGCCGGCACGTTCCGCGACGACCTCTTCCACCGGCTCAACGTGGTGACGGTCGTGATCCCACCCCTGCGGGAGCGGCGGGAAGACATCCTGCTGCTGTTCCAGCACTTCCTGGCCCGCGCCGCCGCCCGGTTCGGCCGCGAGGCGCCCCCCGTGACGGCGGCGGTGCGCGACCACCTCCTGCGCCATTCCTGGCCGGGCAACGTGCGCGAACTCGATCATTTCGCCGAACGCTGCGCGCTGGGTCTTGCGGGCCAGGCCGCCCCGGAGGCGGCGCCGACGGCGGTTCTCAGCCTGTCCGAACAGGTCGAGCGGTTCGAGCGCGGCCTGATCCGCGAGGAGCTGATCATGGCCGGCGGCGACGTGCGGGGGGCCGCTGAATCCCTCGGCGTCCCGCGAAAAACCCTCTACGACAAGATCGCCCGCTACGGCCTCGCGCCGACCGACTTCCGCTAG